A single window of Halobacillus naozhouensis DNA harbors:
- a CDS encoding flagellar protein FlgN, translated as MTVTIDSIIEQMGRLQQLHESLLALSMRKTEILKSNETEALQDILVQERKHVQGINTVEKQRMASTAAWAETAGLAGEAPTVSEMLEVVEGQERERLQEAYDAFILVLADLKQQEVLNAELTKQSLQFITMSLDMLQPSLTNMNYCTSSQGGEQKRSVFDSKA; from the coding sequence ATGACCGTGACGATCGATAGCATCATAGAGCAGATGGGGCGATTGCAACAGCTTCATGAAAGCCTGCTCGCCCTGTCAATGCGTAAGACGGAAATATTGAAATCGAATGAAACGGAAGCGTTACAGGATATTCTTGTTCAAGAGCGGAAGCATGTCCAGGGGATTAATACTGTTGAGAAGCAGCGGATGGCTAGTACTGCAGCCTGGGCGGAAACGGCGGGGCTTGCTGGTGAGGCTCCGACGGTTTCTGAGATGTTGGAGGTTGTAGAAGGACAGGAGAGGGAGCGGCTCCAAGAGGCTTATGATGCCTTCATTCTTGTCCTGGCTGACTTGAAGCAGCAGGAAGTGTTAAATGCGGAGCTAACGAAGCAATCGTTACAGTTCATTACGATGTCCTTAGATATGCTGCAGCCGTCCTTAACGAATATGAATTATTGCACGTCTTCCCAAGGAGGGGAGCAAAAGCGCTCTGTATTTGATTCAAAGGCATAA
- the flgM gene encoding flagellar biosynthesis anti-sigma factor FlgM, producing MKINGPNHSNFNPYKKHMTQQPDVQRKMQSQRDKVEISHQGKALQGSEQKNEARQKHVDEIKAAVENGKYQVDSSATAQKMIDFFSKKG from the coding sequence ATGAAGATCAATGGTCCAAACCATTCTAATTTTAACCCTTACAAGAAGCACATGACACAGCAGCCTGACGTGCAAAGGAAAATGCAGAGTCAGCGGGATAAGGTCGAAATTTCTCACCAGGGTAAGGCACTTCAAGGGTCTGAGCAGAAAAATGAAGCTCGTCAGAAGCATGTGGATGAGATTAAGGCGGCTGTTGAGAACGGTAAGTATCAGGTGGATTCGAGTGCGACGGCTCAGAAGATGATTGATTTCTTTTCGAAAAAGGGATAA
- a CDS encoding TIGR03826 family flagellar region protein, producing the protein MTDLANCPRCHGLFMKGTASVCPNCVKQEERDFQVVYTFLRKKQNRTANMQEIVEGAGVEEVRIRSFVKSKRLHPAQFPQLTYDCEKCGAQIREGRLCEGCRQEIERGVQKHEEIEQLQERNRQDDVGRVTYYSVKQDKG; encoded by the coding sequence ATGACTGATTTAGCGAATTGTCCGAGGTGCCATGGGTTGTTTATGAAGGGAACAGCTTCTGTTTGTCCGAATTGTGTGAAGCAGGAGGAGCGTGACTTTCAAGTGGTATATACGTTTCTGCGTAAGAAGCAGAATCGGACGGCGAATATGCAGGAGATTGTGGAAGGGGCGGGTGTTGAGGAGGTCAGGATTCGCAGTTTTGTAAAGTCAAAGCGTCTGCATCCGGCTCAGTTCCCTCAGTTGACGTATGATTGTGAAAAGTGCGGGGCGCAGATTCGTGAAGGGCGTCTTTGTGAAGGGTGCCGGCAGGAGATTGAGCGCGGGGTCCAAAAGCACGAGGAGATTGAACAGCTTCAAGAGCGTAATAGGCAGGACGATGTGGGTCGGGTGACTTATTATTCGGTTAAGCAGGATAAAGGCTAA
- a CDS encoding ComF family protein produces the protein MKRIDQIGCPRCGREDARGICYDCERWEQSNVYAGVLEKNVAVYAYNEFAKEIVAKWKYRGDFILIRAFAEAVQTTYHQHYRDVGADVAVIPLSEQRLLERGFNQSDAIIQMLGFDSHDFFTRRESEKQSKRGRRERMEAGNPFELVRGVTGPVVLVDDIYTTGMTVRHLAMLLKEAGCPAVYSFTLFR, from the coding sequence TTGAAGCGCATTGATCAGATTGGCTGTCCGAGGTGCGGACGTGAAGATGCGCGGGGTATTTGTTATGACTGTGAGCGCTGGGAGCAATCAAATGTATATGCGGGGGTTCTTGAGAAAAATGTGGCGGTGTATGCGTATAATGAGTTTGCGAAGGAGATTGTCGCTAAATGGAAGTATCGTGGGGACTTTATACTGATTCGGGCCTTTGCTGAAGCTGTACAGACGACGTATCATCAGCACTATCGTGATGTGGGGGCTGATGTTGCGGTGATTCCGCTTAGTGAGCAGCGGCTTCTGGAGCGGGGGTTCAATCAATCGGATGCGATTATTCAAATGCTCGGGTTTGATTCTCACGACTTTTTTACGAGAAGGGAAAGTGAGAAGCAGTCGAAGCGTGGGCGCAGGGAGCGGATGGAGGCGGGCAATCCGTTTGAGTTGGTGAGAGGGGTTACTGGGCCTGTGGTGCTGGTGGATGATATTTATACGACGGGGATGACGGTGCGGCATTTGGCGATGTTGTTAAAGGAGGCGGGATGTCCGGCTGTTTATTCGTTTACACTTTTTCGCTGA
- a CDS encoding DEAD/DEAH box helicase produces the protein MDEELQSYITAGYVESVTSIEKRRSMFTCTRCGNDKRHLFATMPHAACGKLCVYCRNCIMMGRVIECEPLFRGSPQYPWPVVENPCAWGGELTVDQQQAADEIVSAIDHGQNELLIWAVCGAGKTEMLFPGLTAALKAGKRICLATPRTDVVRELTPRLKQAFPDVTIQALYGDSEEKTADAQLLLATTHQLYRFAYAFDVMIIDEIDAFPYHNDRSLQFASKRAAKLQASFIYLTATPRLKEKKRIKQKQLPAVFIAKRFHGHPLPVPKLKLSPWLRKELANRRLPKSILQTVQSQQLGSRQLLLFTSTIEYAQLVTDILQPFYPDITSVHAEDPEREEKVRAFRNQEHTILVTTTILERGVTFPSVDVYVLDAGHVVFDEAALVQIAGRAGRSQHDPTGDVLFFHIGKTNAMLHAQEAILRMNKRGKCQ, from the coding sequence TTGGATGAGGAATTACAATCGTACATTACAGCAGGTTATGTTGAAAGTGTGACATCTATTGAAAAAAGAAGGTCGATGTTTACTTGTACAAGATGTGGGAATGATAAGCGTCATTTATTTGCGACCATGCCCCATGCCGCTTGTGGTAAATTATGTGTGTATTGCAGGAACTGTATTATGATGGGGCGTGTAATCGAATGTGAACCGCTATTTAGAGGAAGTCCTCAGTATCCCTGGCCAGTGGTTGAAAATCCTTGTGCCTGGGGAGGGGAGCTTACTGTTGATCAACAACAGGCCGCCGATGAAATTGTATCGGCTATTGACCATGGTCAAAACGAGCTGCTCATTTGGGCGGTCTGCGGGGCCGGGAAAACGGAAATGCTGTTTCCTGGTCTGACAGCCGCCTTAAAGGCGGGCAAGCGCATTTGTCTGGCAACGCCTCGAACAGATGTAGTCCGTGAATTGACTCCAAGGCTTAAGCAGGCCTTCCCTGATGTGACGATTCAAGCGTTATATGGAGATAGTGAGGAAAAAACAGCTGATGCACAATTGCTGTTAGCGACCACACATCAGCTTTATCGTTTTGCGTATGCCTTTGATGTGATGATTATTGATGAAATAGATGCGTTTCCTTATCATAATGATCGCTCGCTCCAATTTGCTTCTAAACGGGCCGCCAAGCTGCAGGCTTCTTTCATCTATTTAACGGCAACCCCGAGGCTAAAGGAAAAGAAGCGGATCAAGCAAAAGCAGCTTCCCGCCGTATTTATCGCCAAGCGATTCCATGGTCATCCCTTGCCTGTTCCGAAGTTAAAACTCAGTCCATGGTTAAGAAAAGAGTTGGCCAATCGCAGGCTCCCGAAATCAATCCTTCAAACTGTCCAGTCCCAGCAACTTGGGAGTAGACAACTTCTACTTTTTACTTCTACGATTGAATACGCCCAGTTAGTTACCGACATCTTACAACCCTTTTATCCTGATATTACCTCTGTCCATGCCGAAGACCCTGAACGCGAGGAGAAAGTTCGCGCTTTTCGTAATCAAGAACACACCATTTTAGTGACCACAACGATCCTTGAGCGGGGTGTGACTTTTCCGTCTGTTGATGTTTATGTGCTTGATGCAGGTCATGTGGTATTTGATGAGGCAGCACTCGTGCAAATTGCTGGTCGCGCTGGGCGCAGCCAACATGATCCAACTGGTGACGTGCTCTTTTTTCATATCGGTAAAACGAACGCAATGCTACATGCCCAGGAAGCGATTTTAAGGATGAATAAGCGGGGAAAGTGTCAATGA
- a CDS encoding DegV family protein yields the protein MKTAVLTDSTAYIPKKVRQSNHIHMVPLNVIFGHESYQEEIDITADDFYDMVKENSDLPKTSQPSTGLMVDKLEELARDYDAVVAIHLSSGISGTYQGMVAASEMVEDLEVHVFDSEISCLMQGFYAIEAAELANNGGTPEQVIARLEEMKSSMRAYFMADDLSHLHRGGRLNGAQAFVGSLLQVKPVLHFVDTKIVPFEKIRTRKKALKRILTLFEEDITREGTFQASVIHANRGQEAEQIKRAIEEQFENVEVTVSYFGPVIGSHLGEGAMGLGWYKKS from the coding sequence ATGAAAACTGCGGTACTTACGGATAGTACAGCCTACATACCCAAGAAAGTACGCCAGTCTAATCACATCCACATGGTGCCTTTGAACGTGATCTTCGGTCATGAGTCCTACCAGGAAGAAATCGATATCACTGCAGATGATTTCTATGACATGGTCAAAGAGAACAGCGATTTGCCAAAAACTTCCCAGCCTTCCACTGGACTTATGGTGGATAAGCTGGAGGAGCTGGCGCGCGACTATGATGCTGTTGTAGCGATTCACCTATCAAGCGGCATTAGCGGAACGTATCAAGGGATGGTTGCTGCAAGCGAAATGGTGGAAGACCTTGAGGTGCATGTGTTTGATTCTGAAATTAGCTGTCTTATGCAGGGTTTCTATGCGATAGAAGCTGCTGAACTAGCAAACAATGGAGGAACACCAGAGCAAGTTATCGCTAGATTAGAAGAGATGAAATCGTCAATGCGAGCCTACTTTATGGCTGACGATTTAAGCCATTTGCATAGAGGCGGAAGGCTGAATGGGGCGCAGGCTTTCGTAGGGAGTCTTCTTCAAGTAAAACCTGTGCTTCATTTCGTCGATACAAAAATCGTTCCATTTGAAAAAATAAGAACGCGTAAAAAAGCTCTCAAAAGGATTCTCACTCTTTTTGAGGAGGATATAACTCGTGAAGGTACATTCCAGGCAAGTGTGATTCATGCCAATAGAGGTCAGGAAGCCGAGCAAATTAAGCGCGCTATTGAAGAGCAGTTTGAAAATGTCGAGGTGACCGTCAGCTACTTTGGTCCCGTCATTGGGTCGCATCTTGGTGAAGGGGCTATGGGTCTTGGCTGGTATAAGAAGTCCTGA
- a CDS encoding response regulator: MTTKLVLIDDHKLFREGVKRILDFETSFEVVAEGDDGDVALDLIEENNPDIVLMDINMPSMNGVEATAEITSRYPDLKIIILSIHDDENYVTHALKTGAQGYLLKEMDSDSLIEAIKVVGEGGSYLHPKVTHNLVAEYRRLSETKEGNAYRAIEYRKPLHLLTRRECEVLQLLADGNSNRGVAEALYISEKTVKNHVSNILQKMNVNDRTQAVVTAIKNGWVEVV, translated from the coding sequence ATGACGACAAAACTAGTCTTGATTGATGATCATAAATTATTCCGTGAAGGCGTAAAGCGTATTCTCGATTTTGAAACGAGCTTTGAGGTAGTTGCCGAAGGGGACGATGGTGATGTAGCTTTAGACCTTATCGAAGAGAATAACCCGGATATCGTATTGATGGATATTAACATGCCTAGTATGAACGGTGTGGAAGCAACAGCGGAAATTACTAGTAGATACCCAGATTTAAAGATCATTATTTTGTCGATTCATGACGACGAAAACTATGTAACTCATGCCTTGAAAACAGGGGCGCAAGGCTACTTGCTAAAAGAAATGGATTCCGATTCACTCATCGAGGCCATTAAAGTTGTGGGTGAAGGCGGTTCTTATTTACATCCAAAAGTGACTCATAATTTAGTCGCTGAATATCGCAGGCTGTCTGAAACGAAGGAAGGTAATGCTTATCGTGCGATTGAGTACAGAAAGCCACTTCACCTTTTAACTAGACGTGAATGTGAAGTATTGCAGCTCCTCGCTGATGGAAATAGCAACCGTGGCGTAGCTGAGGCGCTGTATATTAGTGAAAAGACAGTAAAAAACCATGTCAGCAACATATTACAGAAAATGAACGTAAACGATCGTACGCAAGCCGTTGTAACAGCAATTAAGAATGGCTGGGTGGAAGTTGTATAA
- a CDS encoding sensor histidine kinase — MNENGSGNKALDYVIREMVDTVTNSKDEIFQIGEDSRSEFEKLNKELLRIREQVTDLIDDGDHLEQKVRSSKKRLSEVSKQFQQYSEHEIRKVYEQTHSLQMDLSMTREKEKQLRLRRQEIELRLRNLDDTIQRAEALAGKISIVLNYLTEDFKQVTNALESAQEKQEFGLQIIEAQEEERRRLSREIHDGPAQMLANVMLRSDLVERTFNERGIKEALDEMKNVRKLVRSALYEVRRIIYDLRPMALDDLGLVPTLKKYLATTEEYNDIKISFTSIGKERRLESKYEVALFRLIQEAVQNAVKHAEPSKIHVAIEMKPENANILIKDDGKGFDPSIKKEKSFGLMGMRERVDMVHGELKIDSSKGQGTIVMIQIPITS, encoded by the coding sequence ATGAACGAGAATGGATCTGGGAATAAAGCACTCGACTATGTGATCAGGGAAATGGTCGATACGGTTACGAATAGTAAAGATGAAATTTTCCAGATTGGTGAAGACTCCCGAAGCGAATTTGAGAAACTGAACAAAGAGCTACTCCGTATCAGAGAGCAGGTTACTGACTTAATTGATGATGGAGACCATCTTGAGCAAAAGGTTCGGTCGTCCAAAAAACGTCTCTCGGAAGTCAGCAAGCAATTTCAACAGTATTCAGAGCATGAAATTCGTAAAGTTTATGAACAAACACATTCCTTGCAAATGGATTTATCCATGACGAGGGAGAAAGAAAAACAACTGAGGCTCAGGCGTCAGGAGATTGAACTTAGACTGCGTAACCTGGACGACACGATTCAGCGTGCAGAAGCTTTAGCGGGCAAGATTTCTATTGTGTTGAACTACTTAACAGAAGACTTCAAACAGGTGACCAATGCTTTAGAATCCGCTCAGGAAAAACAGGAATTTGGTTTGCAGATTATTGAAGCACAAGAGGAAGAACGCAGAAGGCTGTCCCGGGAAATTCATGATGGACCAGCACAAATGCTGGCTAACGTGATGCTTCGTTCTGACTTAGTGGAGCGGACATTCAACGAGCGGGGGATTAAAGAAGCCCTTGATGAGATGAAAAATGTTCGTAAACTTGTGCGATCCGCGCTCTATGAAGTGCGTCGTATTATTTATGACCTTCGTCCAATGGCATTAGATGATTTAGGTTTGGTGCCCACCTTAAAGAAATACTTAGCGACAACCGAAGAGTATAATGACATCAAGATTTCCTTTACTTCGATAGGAAAAGAGAGAAGACTTGAAAGTAAGTACGAGGTTGCTTTATTTCGGCTGATTCAAGAAGCTGTTCAGAACGCTGTGAAGCATGCAGAACCTTCTAAGATTCACGTAGCCATAGAAATGAAGCCGGAGAACGCGAACATTTTAATTAAAGATGATGGGAAGGGCTTTGACCCGTCTATAAAAAAAGAGAAATCCTTCGGCCTCATGGGTATGCGGGAACGTGTAGACATGGTGCACGGGGAATTGAAAATAGATTCCTCGAAAGGTCAAGGGACCATCGTCATGATTCAAATTCCAATTACTAGTTAA
- a CDS encoding YigZ family protein codes for MLESYYTVNHQGSEELTIQKSRFIGHVKRCETEEEAQTFIENMKKQYKDATHNCSAYMIGEHDLIQKANDDGEPSGTAGVPILEVLKKMGLKDTVVVVTRYFGGTKLGAGGLIRAYSSATSEAIKSTGVVKRELMQTMKVSIDYTQLGKVENEIRNSSYHLDDIQYLEKVELDVKVETNQIEAFETWITNLTSGQAYVCHGECNYSDTPISL; via the coding sequence ATGTTAGAAAGTTATTATACCGTAAATCATCAAGGGTCAGAAGAGCTTACCATACAGAAATCTCGATTTATCGGACATGTTAAACGTTGTGAAACAGAGGAAGAAGCTCAAACCTTCATAGAAAATATGAAGAAACAATATAAAGATGCTACTCATAATTGTTCAGCTTATATGATAGGGGAACACGACCTGATACAAAAAGCCAATGATGATGGTGAACCAAGCGGGACAGCAGGTGTACCTATTCTTGAAGTCCTTAAAAAGATGGGACTAAAGGATACCGTCGTCGTGGTCACTCGTTATTTTGGAGGAACAAAACTTGGGGCAGGTGGGTTAATTCGTGCCTATTCCAGCGCAACATCGGAAGCCATTAAATCGACAGGGGTCGTCAAAAGAGAGCTTATGCAAACAATGAAAGTCTCCATTGACTACACACAGCTCGGTAAAGTGGAAAATGAGATCAGGAATTCCAGCTATCATTTAGATGACATTCAATATTTGGAAAAAGTTGAGCTAGACGTGAAAGTCGAAACCAATCAAATCGAAGCATTCGAAACCTGGATCACTAATTTAACAAGTGGACAAGCATACGTTTGCCACGGAGAATGCAATTATTCTGACACACCCATTTCTTTGTGA